From the Comamonas odontotermitis genome, one window contains:
- the tatA gene encoding Sec-independent protein translocase subunit TatA, translating into MGSFSIWHWLIVLAIVVLVFGTKKLKNIGSDLGGAVKGFKDGIKDGNESAAAPASTTTAQQQVGQTPVADKTTIDVEAKNKG; encoded by the coding sequence ATGGGTTCCTTTTCTATTTGGCATTGGCTGATCGTTCTGGCCATCGTGGTGCTGGTGTTTGGCACCAAAAAGCTCAAGAACATTGGCTCGGACCTGGGCGGTGCCGTCAAGGGCTTCAAGGATGGCATCAAGGACGGCAACGAAAGCGCCGCTGCCCCAGCATCTACCACTACGGCTCAGCAGCAGGTGGGCCAGACTCCCGTGGCAGACAAGACCACGATCGACGTCGAAGCCAAGAACAAGGGCTGA
- a CDS encoding histidine triad nucleotide-binding protein — protein sequence MHDPNCIFCKIIAGDIPSSKVYEDEDMLVFKDIHPSAPVHLLMVPKRHIPSMAQVTAEDAPLLGCMMVKAPELARANGCNPYPEGGFRLMVNTGEEGGQEVHHLHIHILGGARPWRKG from the coding sequence ATGCACGATCCAAACTGCATTTTCTGCAAAATCATCGCGGGCGATATCCCTTCGAGCAAGGTGTATGAAGACGAGGACATGCTGGTCTTCAAGGACATCCACCCGTCCGCACCCGTGCATTTGCTGATGGTGCCCAAGCGCCATATCCCGTCGATGGCCCAGGTGACTGCCGAGGATGCGCCCCTCCTGGGTTGCATGATGGTCAAGGCGCCCGAGCTGGCCCGGGCCAATGGCTGCAACCCTTATCCCGAAGGCGGCTTTCGCCTCATGGTGAATACGGGCGAAGAGGGTGGCCAGGAAGTGCACCACCTGCACATCCACATCCTGGGCGGCGCCCGTCCCTGGCGCAAAGGTTGA
- a CDS encoding patatin-like phospholipase family protein, with product MANHIEPADGALSPQAAEAGGTAPQRTRLARSKGVDENTPPISLALQGGGSHGAFTWGVLDALLEERSLWFEGVSGTSAGAMNAVVMAYGYGRAAVEIKDRREAHEAGCEAARASLRQFWEGVGTMGSLMAGVPAAGKAIMDMMSQWFSPYQTNPLDINPLRRLLERVVDFDFLQQEQGKSAPRVFVCATNVRTGKGEVFSGKRLSADAVMASACLPMLYKAVEVGDQFYWDGGYSGNPLLYPLIYQTGNSDVLLVQLNPIEYDEVPSNAQEIMDRINEITFNASLLAELRAMGFVRRLLEEGKLDSERYKYMLMHHVDGGKVLKAYGASSKNRSDMAFVRELMDKGRESGLAWLKRHRADVGVRSGFKV from the coding sequence ATGGCTAACCACATCGAGCCGGCAGACGGCGCGCTGTCCCCGCAGGCGGCTGAGGCGGGTGGAACTGCGCCGCAGCGCACGCGGCTTGCACGGTCCAAGGGCGTTGACGAGAATACGCCGCCCATCAGCCTGGCGCTGCAGGGCGGCGGCTCGCACGGCGCTTTCACCTGGGGGGTGCTGGACGCCCTGTTGGAAGAGCGCAGCCTGTGGTTTGAAGGTGTCAGCGGCACCAGTGCCGGGGCCATGAATGCGGTGGTGATGGCCTACGGCTATGGCCGCGCGGCCGTCGAAATCAAGGACAGGCGCGAAGCCCATGAAGCGGGCTGTGAAGCCGCTCGGGCCAGCCTGCGTCAGTTCTGGGAAGGCGTGGGCACCATGGGCAGCCTGATGGCGGGCGTGCCTGCGGCGGGCAAGGCCATCATGGACATGATGAGCCAGTGGTTCTCGCCCTACCAGACCAACCCGCTCGATATCAATCCGCTGCGCCGCCTGCTGGAGCGCGTGGTGGATTTCGACTTTCTGCAGCAGGAGCAGGGCAAGAGCGCGCCGCGCGTCTTCGTCTGCGCCACCAATGTTCGCACCGGCAAGGGCGAAGTCTTCAGCGGCAAGCGGCTTTCGGCAGACGCAGTGATGGCATCCGCCTGCCTGCCCATGCTGTACAAGGCGGTTGAGGTGGGTGACCAGTTCTACTGGGACGGTGGCTATTCCGGCAATCCGCTGCTCTATCCGCTGATCTACCAGACGGGCAACAGCGATGTGCTGCTGGTGCAGCTCAACCCGATCGAGTATGACGAGGTGCCGTCCAACGCGCAGGAAATCATGGATCGCATCAATGAGATCACATTCAACGCCAGCCTGCTGGCCGAGTTGCGTGCCATGGGCTTTGTGCGCCGTCTGCTGGAAGAGGGCAAGCTCGATTCCGAGCGCTACAAATACATGCTGATGCACCATGTGGATGGCGGCAAGGTGCTCAAGGCCTATGGGGCATCGAGCAAGAACCGCTCCGACATGGCCTTTGTGCGCGAGCTGATGGACAAGGGGCGCGAATCGGGCCTCGCCTGGCTCAAGCGCCACCGCGCCGATGTTGGCGTGCGCTCGGGCTTCAAGGTGTAA
- a CDS encoding DUF4870 family protein: MSDVIEVKAVDAAEMESLKTWGWVSYFLHLIVAVAAVVPSAQVSVFLLVVALVIDLVKRGDARGTWQESHFSWRIRSVIWAGILYVVTAPLWIFFLVPGWIAWTIISIWFLYRIVRGMVAMNKDQAVHG, encoded by the coding sequence ATGAGTGATGTGATCGAAGTCAAAGCCGTGGATGCGGCTGAAATGGAAAGCCTGAAAACCTGGGGTTGGGTGAGCTATTTTCTGCACCTGATCGTGGCCGTGGCTGCGGTGGTGCCAAGCGCGCAGGTCAGCGTGTTCCTGCTCGTCGTGGCGCTGGTGATCGATCTGGTCAAGCGTGGCGATGCCAGGGGTACCTGGCAGGAGAGCCATTTTTCCTGGCGCATCCGCAGTGTGATCTGGGCGGGCATCCTGTATGTAGTGACTGCACCGCTGTGGATATTCTTTCTGGTGCCGGGATGGATCGCCTGGACCATCATCTCGATCTGGTTCCTCTACCGCATCGTGCGCGGCATGGTCGCCATGAACAAGGACCAGGCCGTCCATGGCTAA
- a CDS encoding phosphoribosyl-ATP diphosphatase, translating to MTDKNSSSALPATDALMRLAELLESRKPANGGDPESSYVARLLHKGPDAFLKKVGEEATEVVMAAKDVDHGAPAAKLVYEVADLWFHTMVALAHYGLSPQDVVNELVRREGLSGLEEKAMRKVKSREAEEGSVP from the coding sequence ATGACCGACAAGAATTCTTCCTCTGCCCTGCCTGCAACCGATGCGCTGATGCGCCTGGCGGAGCTGCTGGAGTCGCGCAAGCCCGCCAATGGCGGCGATCCGGAGTCCAGCTACGTGGCACGCCTGCTGCACAAGGGGCCGGATGCATTTCTGAAGAAAGTGGGCGAAGAGGCCACCGAAGTCGTGATGGCCGCCAAGGATGTCGACCACGGCGCACCCGCTGCCAAGCTGGTGTACGAAGTGGCCGATCTGTGGTTTCATACCATGGTGGCGCTGGCCCACTATGGCCTCAGCCCGCAGGATGTGGTCAATGAGCTGGTGCGCCGCGAAGGCTTGAGTGGCCTGGAAGAAAAGGCCATGCGCAAGGTCAAGAGTCGTGAAGCCGAAGAAGGGAGTGTTCCATGA
- the hisI gene encoding phosphoribosyl-AMP cyclohydrolase, whose amino-acid sequence MTWLDDIKWDAQGLVPVIAQEKGSGDVLMFAWMNREALQKTAELQRAVYFSRSRGKLWFKGEESGHVQQVHEIRIDCDNDVVLLTVTQTGHEPGIACHTGRHSCFYSVLREGQWQPVDPVLKDPESIYK is encoded by the coding sequence ATGACTTGGCTAGACGACATAAAGTGGGATGCGCAGGGTCTGGTGCCCGTCATTGCGCAGGAAAAAGGCTCGGGCGATGTCCTGATGTTTGCCTGGATGAACCGCGAGGCGCTGCAGAAGACGGCAGAGCTGCAGCGGGCGGTGTACTTCAGCCGCTCGCGTGGCAAGCTGTGGTTCAAGGGCGAGGAGTCTGGCCACGTGCAGCAGGTGCACGAGATTCGCATCGACTGCGACAATGATGTGGTCCTCCTGACCGTGACGCAAACCGGCCACGAGCCGGGCATTGCCTGCCACACGGGCCGTCACAGCTGTTTCTACAGCGTACTGCGCGAAGGCCAGTGGCAACCGGTCGATCCGGTCTTGAAAGATCCTGAATCCATCTATAAATAA
- a CDS encoding DUF5979 domain-containing protein produces MMIIPSPYRNAAPPQALPSPVSNFRKTPPVLGWRPWALGGVLALACVAAVPAQAQVQRIFINPGFEEPVLPASCYQTMPSDNVPGWDTTHRAGSVSGTCNLPNLVATGGLIEMWSSSFMGVVARNGSNFVELNANEASRLYQKICLVQGETVNWRFSHRGRSSATVRDVAEVKIGATTSVAQVGTTSNGAMDTPVAYLGTVNTPVPAATNGWRDYSGAFTYAGATGGTNFGFESIRSAGGASSGNFLDNVQLALTPFVDFSKTSYSDLEGDSGSQRGTDLPTFRVNGVVPAGGMTVTVKITGGSAVRGVDYFTGTSSGTSDTFTVNVAAGSYDGTSVASLIQLPIYIVGNAIAGASKTINFEIQPSSQYVRSSNDVCGQDASPAVYTIVDDDGPLNVKKTVASAPVPVAGQPDQFDIGYTVVVTNDTTGNRTYALTDTPGFDGDVTINSLQSLTCTRSGGGGTACGGNPPSSINGAGPWTLSSSHGLASGRTETYSMVVRFTVKPGKVGADICDGTTGKGLFNSVTATVTGMGAGTSSDAACQNTPTPVWVTLNKNLTGRIAATDQFQIRMSSGGIPASSATTTGTTVPATATTGLQVLQAGKTLQFFEALKANGTGADQLPSAYTSSLSCSGSTAAAPSGPGTAQGTQLQWPEFNPVAGDNIVCTITNAPITYNVTATVNPVGGGVVNGGSANCTPSPVASGVSSTCQVTTTTPGWSFTGWTGAACSQGQNTNNCTLTPTNADMAVVANFSPLPGTLTVSKTVSGGPSPLPPLSFPFSVSCSGGAAPFNASGNVAAGGSAQVTGIPAGSTCSVAEGNKPAVPGYTWSVEQITNPAGAMAPGGALAASIANSLSANPGTLTVSKTVTGGPSPLPALSFPFSVSCTGGAAPAGGFSASGNVSAGSSASVGNIPAGSSCTVTEGAKPPVANYTWGAEQITNPGGPMAAGGTLAATIANSLTRDQVSVTINKTVTGAPATGAPGNYGFSLVCDTGTYTGAVGIAANGVSGSTTVQVPKGATCSALNETGKATPPANYSWAAESTTPPADVIAIGAVGSIVNPLKANAKITLQKTGPRVVLTGEQFNYTLTLTNTGELPTGPVLTVQDLLPEGMEFVSAQGDICTGAASDKQTLLTCAVPGPLTEAGGESPSASFTVTVKAPATAGALVNYAATHPSGSGNPPSPPGAACDATTTSCANWSTDVNTPAALTVEKSAPAINAAAGLNQYTASYQLTVKNTGGSDGSYTLSDTPGFAGSATLTSINAQPAGGGVLGGRAFPRSNPANGAEQQIGASSLPIAAGATHTYTVTIDYTMVGGMALACNGSAGNGAFNTASITGTTAASANACGDLTGQATAGITLKKAWSNGKSGDAVSLAITGSGVTGAVGGSSAVGGAVVDATATAIVGSTVAIAEGWTAGNSANYDVAYSCDNGIGAVSSFAMPNAAVTCTVTNTRKSAQLKLAKQWINGTSGETVNITAAYNGTTASIISTATDSDKTDTGTNAATVYAGDVLTLPEEVFSNPDNTAKYTKTVSCSAGSLAGKDLTVPAGAPELLCTYKNSGLPQVSATKVAEPAALIKGASGQKYVITVTIAGAPTMDGITIADALPSGIKLAGAPTVEAGTGASVPKLEACGAAGDTSLGADCVLSGTTGVTLNLGTYIITIPIDTSDATVGATAGTNTAHLSGGGDPACKLDGNPLACNPSTEDVPVNMPAALLVSKTNGVNQLTAGTQTTYTVTITNTGGTAANGVEWRDAVVSGLSGITSIAPGAASAGSDLGTCAGLACTGITVAANGGSVSYTVTGTVGAAAPGAQAVNTANLVGGGCVAGAGTEPSTPASCTATDSDPIEPVPPVVVDPPFITKAAAQGSDGHVKWIIVLDNPNPAAMVVQMRDPMPEGMTFVSGSVSCAANGASTVVAPPAGCYYDQANNRLVVDATLAPDNGTATGANRVEVVFEAQFVATPAPVTNTAQACWDTQNDPAGINACTASLSAAATYTPGPKPPAVPAPVPVDSRTMLLLLAVLLMLAAGWQSRSGRR; encoded by the coding sequence ATGATGATCATTCCAAGCCCGTATCGCAATGCGGCGCCCCCACAGGCACTGCCTTCCCCGGTTTCGAACTTTCGCAAAACCCCTCCGGTCTTGGGCTGGCGCCCATGGGCGTTGGGAGGCGTTCTGGCTTTGGCCTGCGTCGCTGCAGTGCCAGCGCAAGCACAGGTGCAGCGCATTTTTATCAACCCGGGTTTTGAGGAGCCGGTGCTGCCGGCCAGCTGTTACCAAACCATGCCCAGCGACAACGTGCCGGGCTGGGACACCACACACCGGGCGGGCTCGGTCAGTGGAACCTGCAACCTGCCCAATCTCGTGGCCACGGGTGGGCTGATCGAGATGTGGAGCTCCAGCTTCATGGGGGTTGTGGCAAGAAATGGCTCCAACTTTGTGGAGCTGAACGCCAATGAGGCCTCGCGGCTCTACCAGAAAATCTGCCTGGTACAGGGTGAAACGGTCAACTGGCGGTTCAGCCACCGGGGGCGGTCAAGCGCCACGGTCAGAGACGTGGCAGAGGTCAAGATCGGCGCCACTACCTCGGTCGCGCAGGTGGGAACGACATCAAATGGTGCAATGGACACACCAGTTGCATACCTGGGAACGGTCAATACGCCGGTGCCGGCCGCCACCAATGGCTGGCGCGACTACAGTGGCGCCTTCACGTATGCCGGGGCGACCGGTGGTACCAACTTCGGATTCGAGTCGATCAGATCGGCTGGCGGAGCCAGCTCAGGAAATTTCCTGGACAACGTGCAATTGGCCCTCACTCCGTTTGTCGATTTTTCCAAGACCAGCTACTCGGATCTGGAAGGCGACAGTGGCTCGCAAAGAGGCACTGATCTGCCCACCTTTCGGGTCAATGGCGTGGTTCCTGCGGGAGGCATGACCGTTACCGTCAAGATCACCGGCGGAAGCGCGGTGCGGGGTGTTGATTACTTCACGGGCACAAGCAGTGGCACCAGCGATACATTCACAGTCAATGTGGCAGCTGGCAGCTACGACGGCACATCGGTTGCCAGCTTGATCCAGCTGCCAATCTATATCGTTGGCAACGCCATTGCCGGAGCCAGCAAGACCATCAACTTCGAGATCCAGCCATCCTCCCAATATGTGCGCAGCTCCAATGATGTGTGCGGGCAGGATGCGTCGCCAGCGGTCTACACCATTGTTGATGATGATGGCCCGCTGAATGTCAAGAAAACCGTGGCATCGGCCCCCGTGCCAGTGGCGGGCCAGCCTGATCAGTTCGACATCGGCTACACGGTTGTGGTCACGAACGACACTACGGGCAACAGAACCTATGCATTGACCGACACGCCGGGCTTTGATGGCGATGTGACGATCAACAGCCTGCAGTCGCTGACATGCACCCGAAGTGGTGGCGGAGGCACGGCGTGCGGCGGCAATCCGCCCAGCTCCATCAATGGGGCTGGCCCCTGGACGCTGAGCAGCAGCCATGGGCTCGCCAGTGGCCGAACCGAAACCTATTCGATGGTCGTGCGCTTCACGGTCAAACCAGGCAAGGTGGGTGCTGACATTTGCGACGGAACCACTGGCAAGGGCCTGTTCAACAGCGTAACCGCGACAGTCACCGGCATGGGGGCTGGCACGAGCAGCGATGCCGCTTGCCAGAATACACCCACGCCTGTGTGGGTAACCCTCAACAAGAACCTGACGGGTCGCATTGCGGCTACCGATCAGTTCCAGATCCGCATGTCTTCCGGAGGCATTCCGGCATCCAGCGCAACCACGACTGGCACTACCGTACCCGCCACCGCAACCACTGGCCTGCAGGTGCTTCAGGCAGGCAAGACGCTGCAGTTCTTTGAGGCCCTCAAGGCCAATGGCACGGGTGCAGACCAGCTGCCCAGCGCGTACACATCCAGCCTCAGTTGCTCGGGCTCTACGGCAGCAGCGCCCAGCGGCCCAGGAACGGCGCAGGGCACGCAATTGCAATGGCCCGAGTTCAACCCCGTAGCTGGTGACAACATCGTCTGCACCATCACCAACGCCCCCATCACCTACAACGTCACGGCCACGGTCAACCCGGTGGGCGGGGGCGTTGTCAATGGCGGCAGCGCCAATTGCACGCCATCACCGGTAGCGAGCGGCGTCTCCAGCACCTGCCAGGTCACCACCACCACACCGGGTTGGAGCTTCACAGGCTGGACGGGCGCCGCCTGCAGTCAGGGCCAGAACACAAACAACTGCACCTTGACGCCGACGAACGCCGACATGGCCGTGGTGGCCAATTTCTCGCCACTGCCGGGTACCTTGACGGTCAGCAAGACCGTATCCGGTGGCCCCAGTCCGCTGCCTCCTCTGAGCTTTCCTTTCAGCGTGAGCTGCTCTGGCGGTGCTGCTCCATTCAATGCCAGCGGCAATGTGGCCGCAGGTGGCTCGGCGCAGGTGACCGGCATTCCGGCGGGCTCCACCTGCAGTGTGGCCGAGGGCAATAAACCTGCCGTGCCCGGCTACACCTGGAGCGTGGAGCAGATCACGAACCCAGCGGGGGCCATGGCTCCCGGTGGCGCATTGGCGGCCAGCATTGCCAATTCTCTCAGTGCCAATCCAGGCACCTTGACGGTGAGCAAGACCGTGACGGGCGGCCCCAGCCCGCTGCCTGCCCTGAGCTTTCCTTTCAGCGTGAGCTGCACGGGTGGTGCAGCGCCTGCTGGCGGCTTCTCTGCCAGCGGTAATGTGTCTGCAGGGTCCTCGGCATCGGTCGGCAATATCCCAGCAGGCTCCAGCTGTACGGTGACCGAAGGGGCCAAGCCGCCGGTAGCCAATTACACCTGGGGAGCGGAGCAGATCACGAATCCCGGTGGCCCCATGGCAGCGGGCGGCACGCTGGCAGCTACGATCGCCAACTCACTGACGCGCGATCAGGTGAGCGTCACCATCAACAAGACGGTGACGGGCGCGCCAGCCACTGGTGCGCCAGGCAACTATGGTTTCTCGCTGGTTTGCGATACCGGCACCTACACGGGCGCGGTGGGCATTGCGGCCAATGGCGTCTCGGGCAGCACCACGGTGCAGGTGCCGAAAGGAGCCACATGCTCCGCCCTGAATGAAACCGGCAAGGCCACACCGCCTGCGAACTACAGCTGGGCTGCGGAAAGCACGACCCCGCCAGCGGATGTCATCGCCATTGGTGCCGTGGGCAGCATCGTCAACCCGCTCAAGGCCAATGCCAAAATCACCCTGCAAAAGACGGGTCCACGCGTCGTGCTGACCGGTGAACAGTTCAACTACACATTGACGCTGACCAATACCGGCGAACTGCCGACGGGACCGGTCCTGACCGTGCAGGATCTGCTGCCTGAAGGCATGGAGTTCGTGTCGGCCCAGGGTGACATCTGTACTGGCGCTGCCAGCGACAAACAGACCTTGCTGACCTGCGCCGTGCCGGGCCCCTTGACCGAGGCGGGCGGTGAGTCTCCATCGGCATCCTTTACGGTGACAGTCAAGGCGCCAGCCACAGCCGGGGCGTTGGTCAATTACGCAGCAACCCACCCCAGCGGCAGCGGCAATCCGCCAAGCCCGCCAGGCGCCGCCTGCGATGCGACAACGACCAGTTGCGCTAACTGGTCCACCGATGTGAACACGCCAGCGGCGCTGACGGTGGAGAAGTCTGCACCTGCGATCAATGCTGCCGCAGGTCTTAACCAGTACACGGCAAGCTACCAGCTGACGGTGAAGAACACGGGCGGCTCGGACGGCAGCTACACGCTCTCTGACACCCCTGGCTTTGCCGGCAGTGCCACCTTGACCAGCATCAATGCTCAGCCAGCTGGCGGCGGTGTGCTGGGAGGCCGTGCCTTCCCACGCAGCAACCCAGCCAACGGAGCCGAGCAGCAGATTGGCGCATCCAGCCTGCCCATCGCAGCCGGTGCGACGCACACCTATACGGTCACCATTGACTACACGATGGTGGGGGGCATGGCGCTGGCCTGCAACGGCAGTGCCGGCAATGGCGCCTTCAATACCGCCAGCATTACGGGTACAACGGCTGCAAGTGCCAATGCCTGCGGCGACCTGACAGGGCAGGCCACAGCTGGAATCACGCTCAAGAAGGCATGGAGTAACGGCAAGAGCGGTGATGCGGTGAGCCTGGCCATCACTGGCTCCGGCGTGACCGGTGCGGTGGGCGGCAGCTCGGCCGTGGGCGGCGCAGTGGTGGATGCCACGGCGACGGCCATCGTGGGCAGCACCGTGGCGATTGCAGAGGGCTGGACGGCAGGCAACAGCGCCAACTATGACGTGGCCTACAGCTGCGACAACGGCATTGGCGCTGTCTCCAGCTTTGCCATGCCCAATGCGGCAGTCACCTGCACGGTCACCAACACGCGCAAGAGCGCGCAGCTCAAGCTGGCCAAGCAGTGGATCAACGGCACCAGCGGTGAGACGGTCAACATCACGGCGGCCTACAACGGCACCACGGCCTCCATCATCTCGACCGCCACGGACTCGGACAAGACCGATACCGGCACCAACGCCGCCACCGTGTATGCGGGCGACGTGCTGACGCTGCCCGAAGAAGTGTTCTCCAATCCTGACAACACAGCCAAGTACACCAAGACGGTGTCGTGCAGTGCTGGCAGCCTGGCGGGCAAGGATCTGACGGTGCCAGCCGGTGCGCCTGAGCTGCTGTGTACCTACAAGAACAGCGGCTTGCCGCAGGTCTCGGCCACCAAGGTGGCAGAGCCTGCTGCGCTGATCAAGGGAGCGTCGGGCCAGAAATACGTGATCACCGTGACGATAGCTGGTGCGCCGACCATGGACGGGATCACGATTGCCGATGCACTGCCCAGCGGCATCAAGCTGGCGGGTGCGCCGACGGTAGAGGCGGGCACAGGAGCGAGCGTGCCCAAGCTGGAAGCCTGCGGAGCAGCAGGAGACACCAGCCTGGGAGCGGACTGCGTACTCAGCGGCACTACAGGTGTGACGCTGAACCTGGGCACCTACATCATCACGATCCCCATCGACACGAGTGATGCCACCGTGGGGGCGACAGCGGGTACCAACACAGCGCACCTGAGCGGCGGAGGCGACCCAGCCTGCAAGCTCGATGGCAACCCGCTGGCCTGCAACCCCAGCACGGAGGATGTACCGGTGAACATGCCAGCTGCGCTCCTCGTGAGCAAGACCAATGGTGTGAACCAACTGACGGCGGGCACCCAGACCACGTACACGGTGACCATCACCAATACCGGCGGCACGGCGGCAAACGGGGTGGAGTGGCGTGACGCAGTAGTCAGCGGCCTGTCGGGCATCACCAGCATTGCCCCGGGGGCTGCTTCGGCCGGGTCTGATCTCGGCACCTGCGCAGGCCTGGCTTGCACGGGTATCACGGTGGCGGCCAATGGTGGCTCTGTCAGTTACACAGTGACTGGCACTGTCGGCGCGGCAGCACCTGGGGCGCAGGCCGTGAACACGGCCAACCTGGTGGGCGGCGGCTGCGTGGCCGGTGCTGGCACTGAGCCCAGCACGCCAGCGAGCTGTACCGCCACTGACAGCGATCCGATCGAGCCGGTGCCGCCGGTAGTCGTCGATCCGCCCTTCATCACCAAGGCCGCCGCACAGGGCAGCGATGGGCATGTGAAGTGGATCATTGTGCTGGACAACCCCAATCCTGCGGCGATGGTGGTGCAGATGCGCGACCCGATGCCTGAAGGCATGACCTTCGTTAGCGGCAGCGTGAGCTGCGCGGCCAATGGCGCCTCCACGGTGGTGGCCCCGCCTGCGGGCTGTTACTACGACCAGGCGAACAACCGCCTTGTCGTGGATGCCACGCTGGCACCGGACAACGGAACGGCCACAGGTGCAAACCGGGTCGAGGTGGTGTTTGAGGCGCAGTTCGTGGCCACTCCCGCCCCTGTCACCAATACGGCGCAGGCCTGTTGGGACACGCAGAATGATCCGGCAGGCATCAATGCCTGTACGGCGAGCCTTTCGGCTGCAGCCACCTACACGCCTGGTCCGAAACCGCCTGCCGTGCCTGCGCCCGTCCCGGTGGATTCGCGCACGATGCTGTTGCTGCTGGCTGTACTGCTGATGCTGGCTGCAGGCTGGCAGAGCAGGAGCGGCAGACGTTAG
- the hisF gene encoding imidazole glycerol phosphate synthase subunit HisF: MLAKRIIPCLDVTGGRVVKGVNFVELRDAGDPVEIAARYNAQGADELTFLDITATSDGRDLILPIIEAVASQVFIPLTVGGGVRTVEDVRRLLNAGADKTSFNSAAIANPEVINAASDKYGAQCIVVAIDAKRRSAQDEQRIGANGQPVGAGWDVYSHGGRKNTGMDAVRWASEMATRGAGEILLTSMDRDGTKSGFDLQLTRAVADAVGVPVIASGGVGNLEHLADGVTVGGADAVLAASIFHYGEYTVGQAKALMAQRGIPVRQ; the protein is encoded by the coding sequence ATGCTTGCCAAACGCATCATCCCCTGCCTGGACGTCACGGGCGGCCGTGTCGTCAAAGGTGTCAATTTTGTCGAACTGCGTGATGCTGGCGACCCGGTGGAAATTGCGGCACGCTACAACGCGCAGGGCGCGGACGAGCTGACTTTCCTGGACATCACCGCCACCAGCGATGGGCGTGACCTGATCCTGCCCATCATCGAGGCCGTGGCCAGCCAGGTGTTCATCCCGCTGACCGTCGGTGGCGGCGTGCGCACGGTCGAAGACGTGCGCCGACTGCTCAATGCCGGTGCGGACAAGACCAGCTTCAACTCGGCGGCCATTGCCAACCCGGAAGTCATCAACGCCGCCAGCGACAAATACGGTGCGCAATGCATCGTGGTGGCCATCGATGCCAAACGCCGCAGCGCGCAGGATGAGCAACGCATCGGTGCCAATGGTCAGCCCGTGGGCGCAGGGTGGGATGTGTACAGCCACGGCGGCCGCAAGAACACGGGCATGGATGCCGTGCGTTGGGCTTCTGAAATGGCCACCCGCGGCGCGGGCGAGATTCTGCTGACCAGCATGGACCGCGACGGCACCAAGAGCGGCTTTGACCTGCAGCTGACGCGCGCCGTGGCCGATGCCGTTGGCGTGCCGGTGATCGCATCGGGTGGCGTTGGCAATCTGGAGCATTTGGCCGATGGCGTTACCGTGGGTGGTGCGGACGCAGTGCTGGCCGCCAGCATCTTCCACTACGGCGAATACACCGTGGGGCAGGCCAAGGCGCTGATGGCGCAGCGAGGCATTCCTGTGCGGCAGTAG